Proteins from one Cryptomeria japonica chromosome 4, Sugi_1.0, whole genome shotgun sequence genomic window:
- the LOC131028678 gene encoding uncharacterized protein LOC131028678 translates to MGTSGDKNRKEDGIMERGNPGVAGIGYIVNAWIGVIYASMEKPIEEATNNMVELKVVIEGLLLYKEMGIKKLAIEGDFMIVINALRTSQSQNWKLNSKLGRALDLSNPFEEVMINHIYKEGNLEADNLVNLGADGNCIKDIGG, encoded by the exons ATGGGAACTAGTGGTGACAAAAATAGAAAAGAAGATGGAATCATGGAAAG GGGAAATCCTGGAGTAGCAGGCATAGGTTATATTGTCAATGCATGGATTGGGGTTATTTatgcaagtatggaaaaaccaATCGAAGAGGCTACTAACAACATGGTTGAGTTAAAGGTTGTTATCGAAGGGTTATTACTCTATAAAGAAATGGGGATCAAGAAATTGGCTATAGAAGGGGACTTCATGATAGTCATTAATGCCTTGAGAACTAGCCAATCTCAGAATTGGAAGCTCAATTCCAAACTAGGGAGAGCTCTGGACTTGTCGAATCCTTTTGAGGAAGTTATGATTAATCATATTTACAAGGAAGGAAATTTAGAAGCTGATAATTTAGTCAATCTTGGTGCGGATGGAAACTGCATTAAGGATATAGGGGGCTAG